A genome region from Akkermansiaceae bacterium includes the following:
- a CDS encoding UvrD-helicase domain-containing protein, translating into MDVLEKNLLLLASAGSGKTFTLSDRVIGLMAKGVEPEKIVALTFTRKAAGEFADAILKKLADAADDAGKAAELEGKFGGGGVDFPELLEKVVGKLPRLTLGTMDGFFAKVVRGFQYELGVTGGRFELLEGEAAEGVKDELLEGLLDGGAVVDEEEFLNVFRRATAGKEGTRVLEELRDFIQAWHGHFLGAASCEWGPAGLSGVEISDWEKAKGGLIAQARRDWPGVVTTDKRQEKAFAAMMDALERHTVGSGSLDKATSLLKSVMDAAAESGGALEVSFYKPFTIPGLGAQALRDLVELAARCELAAALSRTRGVHGVIAAYDALVESELRRNGKLGFDDVKRLMGCWMNAEDARLRREAVDFRLDANYGHWLLDEFQDTSRDEWNALSPLIDEGMSDGESTVFVVGDKKQAIYAWRGGEVGLFGELKDHYGDGLKTETMAESWRSCPEVLEPVNRVFGDHETMARLFGGAAAGGWEWEDHVSAEPLRDASRAGHSRVEVIAKDDKAERVIALLKELGIGEKRLTCGVLMDTNRHVRELADALREAGFQVVEEGAREPGKDHPVGVLVWQLLRWLADPADNFARQTVLMSPLRAVLEERYGTAWQAAWERLGGRVSEAGFAGMLGELLAEIHGVLGDFGRRRVADLLEALRELDRKGVLTAREAADWIGRMKISQSPGVAAVQVMTVHKSKGLGFDVVVLPDIPKDKIPDFTHYRTVRGEGWLTAAPAKWARAMIAELRVPEESWVIRQTYEEFCKLYVAMTRAKRGLYVFLDTPAASADEEKASLPNWLMASLGLGMGDSAVFETGNPDWAEGIETLQKPPAAGPAALGRAVAKRSRSTPSGRKKDSAPARAGGGVGRRFGTAVHAAFEQLGWLDEAEPELPAGEAGECVRKALAVGEINRLFRRDGRAISLHREQRIEALICGSWMSGAIDRLHLHRDGAGKVVRAEIIDFKTDRVTSAEELREKYAGQMAAYREAIALMHPQAEISSLLVSTALGAVV; encoded by the coding sequence ATGGATGTTCTGGAAAAAAACCTGCTGTTGCTCGCTTCCGCCGGGTCGGGAAAGACGTTTACGCTGAGCGACCGGGTGATCGGCCTGATGGCGAAGGGCGTTGAGCCGGAAAAGATCGTGGCGCTGACCTTCACGCGGAAGGCGGCGGGGGAATTCGCCGATGCGATCCTGAAGAAGCTGGCGGATGCGGCGGACGATGCGGGCAAGGCGGCGGAGCTGGAGGGGAAATTCGGCGGGGGCGGTGTGGATTTCCCGGAGCTGCTGGAGAAGGTGGTGGGGAAGCTGCCGAGGCTGACGCTGGGGACGATGGACGGGTTTTTCGCGAAGGTGGTCAGGGGCTTCCAGTACGAGCTTGGCGTGACGGGAGGGCGCTTCGAGCTGCTGGAGGGCGAGGCGGCGGAGGGCGTGAAGGACGAGCTGCTGGAGGGGCTGCTGGACGGCGGCGCGGTGGTGGATGAGGAGGAGTTCCTGAATGTTTTCCGGAGGGCGACGGCGGGAAAGGAAGGCACGCGGGTGCTGGAGGAGCTGCGGGATTTCATCCAGGCCTGGCACGGCCATTTCCTCGGCGCAGCATCCTGCGAGTGGGGCCCTGCGGGGCTCTCCGGGGTGGAGATTTCCGATTGGGAAAAAGCCAAGGGCGGCCTCATCGCGCAGGCGCGGCGCGATTGGCCGGGGGTGGTGACGACGGACAAGCGGCAGGAAAAGGCGTTTGCCGCAATGATGGATGCGCTGGAGCGCCACACGGTCGGCAGCGGATCTCTGGACAAGGCCACGAGCCTGCTGAAGAGCGTGATGGATGCGGCGGCGGAGAGCGGCGGGGCGCTGGAGGTTTCCTTCTACAAGCCCTTCACCATCCCCGGCCTTGGGGCTCAGGCGCTGCGGGATCTCGTGGAGCTGGCGGCGCGCTGCGAGCTGGCGGCGGCGCTTTCCCGCACCCGCGGCGTTCACGGGGTGATCGCGGCCTACGATGCGCTCGTCGAGAGCGAGCTGAGGCGCAACGGCAAGCTGGGCTTCGACGACGTGAAGCGGCTGATGGGTTGCTGGATGAACGCGGAGGACGCCCGCCTGCGCAGGGAAGCCGTGGATTTCCGGCTGGATGCGAACTACGGCCACTGGTTGCTCGACGAATTCCAGGACACCAGCCGCGACGAGTGGAATGCGCTCAGCCCGCTCATCGACGAGGGCATGAGCGACGGCGAATCCACGGTGTTCGTGGTTGGGGACAAGAAGCAGGCGATCTACGCATGGCGCGGCGGCGAGGTCGGGCTCTTCGGTGAGCTGAAGGATCACTATGGCGATGGCCTGAAGACCGAGACGATGGCGGAATCCTGGCGCTCCTGCCCCGAGGTGCTGGAGCCGGTGAACCGGGTCTTCGGGGATCATGAAACCATGGCGCGCCTTTTCGGCGGGGCGGCGGCGGGCGGATGGGAGTGGGAGGACCATGTTTCCGCGGAGCCTCTCAGGGATGCATCAAGGGCCGGGCACTCACGCGTCGAGGTGATCGCCAAGGATGACAAGGCGGAGCGGGTGATCGCTTTGCTCAAGGAGCTCGGGATCGGTGAGAAAAGGCTGACCTGCGGGGTGCTGATGGATACCAACAGGCATGTTCGGGAGCTGGCCGATGCGCTGCGGGAGGCCGGCTTCCAGGTGGTGGAGGAAGGCGCGCGGGAGCCGGGCAAGGATCATCCGGTGGGTGTGCTGGTGTGGCAGCTGCTGCGCTGGCTGGCGGATCCGGCGGACAATTTCGCGCGTCAGACAGTGCTGATGTCGCCGCTGCGGGCGGTGCTGGAGGAGCGCTACGGGACGGCGTGGCAGGCGGCCTGGGAAAGGCTCGGCGGGCGCGTTTCGGAGGCGGGTTTCGCCGGGATGCTTGGTGAGCTGCTTGCTGAAATCCATGGAGTGCTGGGCGATTTCGGCAGGCGCAGGGTGGCGGATCTGCTCGAAGCCCTCAGGGAGTTGGATCGCAAGGGCGTGCTGACCGCCAGGGAGGCGGCGGACTGGATTGGCCGGATGAAAATTTCCCAAAGCCCGGGTGTGGCGGCGGTGCAGGTGATGACCGTCCACAAGTCCAAGGGGCTGGGCTTCGATGTGGTCGTCCTGCCGGACATCCCGAAGGACAAGATCCCGGATTTCACCCACTACCGGACGGTGAGGGGCGAGGGCTGGCTCACCGCCGCACCCGCCAAATGGGCGCGGGCGATGATCGCCGAGCTGCGCGTGCCGGAGGAATCGTGGGTCATCCGCCAGACCTATGAGGAGTTCTGCAAGCTCTACGTCGCCATGACGCGGGCGAAGCGCGGGCTCTACGTTTTCCTCGACACCCCGGCTGCCAGTGCGGACGAAGAAAAGGCCAGCCTGCCCAACTGGCTGATGGCATCGCTGGGTCTCGGCATGGGCGACAGCGCGGTTTTCGAAACGGGGAATCCGGATTGGGCGGAGGGGATCGAGACTTTGCAAAAACCGCCTGCGGCAGGCCCGGCGGCCTTGGGGCGGGCGGTGGCGAAGCGCTCCCGCAGCACCCCGAGCGGACGGAAGAAAGACTCCGCCCCAGCAAGGGCGGGCGGGGGCGTGGGGCGGCGCTTCGGCACCGCCGTCCATGCCGCCTTCGAGCAGCTCGGCTGGCTCGATGAAGCGGAACCGGAGCTTCCCGCCGGGGAGGCTGGCGAGTGCGTCCGAAAAGCCCTCGCCGTAGGGGAAATCAACCGCCTTTTCCGCAGGGATGGCCGGGCGATCTCGCTTCACCGCGAGCAGAGGATCGAGGCGCTCATCTGCGGCAGCTGGATGAGCGGCGCCATCGACAGGTTGCACCTCCACCGCGATGGGGCGGGCAAGGTGGTGCGCGCCGAGATCATCGACTTCAAGACCGACCGGGTGACAAGCGCCGAAGAGCTGCGGGAAAAGTACGCGGGACAGATGGCCGCCTACCGGGAAGCCATCGCGCTCATGCATCCGCAGGCGGAAATCAGCAGCCTGCTGGTCTCCACCGCGCTTGGGGCTGTGGTGTGA
- a CDS encoding ATP-binding cassette domain-containing protein, protein MEGDAENSETGGGGAKGISRKRTWLADLLGWRPGSGRYGRPGKRAEGQVGALVDAFAAFATLDDILSATEADLILDMLRSAFPEVDHAWLTRRLRRAVKNPKPMQGLATELRESLDETGKLAVGLQLFTLVDAAGRSERSRASFEVFMRRLGQPETGTAILREMRGEGGDGELPFERLVFGGERADVVLPPAAGAQEFRLYRAGDLMLLRNTGTPPLWVRGKSLNTGAFMRVRERQELVIPGWLMTYDDMRFFLDVRKMGSMPSLFIEAGEEGLVAERTRTRGSELRVRFGLEAEVEVLAETGLHVGSKGALAKGDVVHCRNHERIGGAAGFSLTVNDLRKRALQSGRRFRLAAERQEYLVSNDASALGSGDLLLGAKLAPRMVLFIRYDGEGASGSLEIRESGGTVLVDGLPVRQQAALRDGSLIRLSGSQAVRCRFSEGFLDEERTQIESIEVDGLSHFFGKDARALDQLNFAVRRGEMLCIIGPSGSGKSTLLAALSGQLKPTRGKVSLNGISLYDERKRLVPFIAHMPQEDALNPQLTVREHLRHAVMVRRPGLSFAEHDRRVDSMLAELGLQALARRKVGSAGDKTLSGGERSRLNLGLDLGSRAEVFLFDEPISGLSSKDSEHVAETLRSLAREKIVIASLHRPGASVLRLFDKVLLLDGGGKMAFFGTPAHMVGYFREACEELGISHPSMIAKTPLGADFVFDVLETPLSAIGDGGNTGAARRFPPTFWQERFESVSLLRSLQRDAAPPTRKEAGVRSGLPIPPSPTRRWRAALLVFFTHFERSLLSKLRNRGTVYSTFLEAPLLAALTAITLRSSPTGSYEFSTALHIPAYLFLSVTVAMFLGLTNSATEILRDRALLRRERNCQPGGFSYVSAKFLALGIVAGVQCFTYLVVGNHFLEIKGVLPYHWIWMTLTALTGTGLALLVSSVVKTERAALTAVPLLLVPQMLLAGALVPYKEMNRGLFDEAKLERERGGVPVPARIMPLRYAFEGMLIAQATRNPFEIERIRLQRKIERARDRGDELGKDGIERFEMVKEGLRRLLASGASDEREARELVARIRRMVDKGTPIEVATMKVWPESGEAKPTYTYFVNERIDLLVREAETFRNDYRNEKPRHVFLALEKPVPFADRQADTMRFSGWVLVGVSIGSAALAALVIGRQNRSVV, encoded by the coding sequence ATGGAAGGCGACGCGGAGAACTCGGAAACCGGTGGCGGTGGTGCGAAGGGGATTTCCAGGAAACGCACGTGGCTGGCGGATCTTCTCGGCTGGAGGCCGGGATCCGGGCGCTACGGTAGGCCGGGGAAACGGGCGGAGGGGCAGGTCGGTGCGCTGGTGGATGCCTTTGCCGCCTTCGCGACGCTCGATGACATCCTCAGTGCGACGGAGGCGGATCTGATCCTCGACATGCTGCGCAGCGCCTTTCCGGAGGTGGACCATGCGTGGCTCACCCGCCGGCTGCGTCGCGCCGTGAAAAACCCCAAGCCCATGCAGGGCTTGGCCACGGAGCTTCGCGAAAGCCTTGACGAGACCGGCAAGCTCGCCGTCGGCCTACAGCTGTTTACGCTGGTGGATGCTGCGGGTCGCTCGGAGCGAAGCCGCGCGAGCTTCGAGGTCTTCATGCGGCGCCTGGGCCAGCCGGAAACGGGCACGGCCATCCTGCGGGAAATGCGGGGCGAGGGCGGGGATGGGGAATTGCCCTTCGAGCGGCTGGTCTTCGGGGGCGAGCGGGCGGATGTGGTGCTGCCGCCGGCAGCAGGTGCGCAGGAGTTCCGGCTCTACCGCGCCGGGGATCTGATGCTGCTGCGCAACACCGGCACACCCCCGCTCTGGGTGCGCGGGAAATCCCTGAACACCGGCGCGTTCATGCGTGTCCGGGAGCGCCAGGAACTCGTCATCCCCGGATGGCTGATGACCTACGACGACATGCGCTTTTTCCTCGATGTCAGGAAAATGGGCAGCATGCCCTCCCTCTTCATCGAGGCGGGCGAGGAGGGCTTGGTTGCGGAGCGCACCCGCACGCGCGGCAGCGAGTTGCGGGTGCGCTTCGGGCTGGAGGCGGAGGTGGAGGTGCTGGCGGAAACCGGGCTTCATGTTGGCAGCAAGGGCGCCTTGGCCAAGGGCGACGTGGTGCACTGCCGCAACCACGAGCGCATTGGCGGGGCGGCGGGCTTCAGCCTGACGGTCAATGACCTGCGGAAGCGTGCGCTGCAATCCGGGCGCAGGTTCCGCCTGGCCGCCGAGAGGCAGGAATACCTCGTTTCCAACGACGCCTCGGCATTGGGCAGCGGCGATCTGCTGCTCGGTGCGAAGCTTGCCCCGCGCATGGTGCTTTTCATCCGCTACGATGGCGAGGGTGCGAGCGGCTCGCTGGAGATCCGCGAGTCCGGCGGCACCGTCCTCGTCGATGGCCTGCCGGTGCGTCAGCAGGCCGCGCTGCGGGATGGCTCGCTGATCCGGCTTTCCGGCAGCCAGGCGGTGCGGTGCAGGTTTTCGGAAGGTTTCCTGGATGAGGAAAGGACGCAGATCGAGTCCATCGAGGTGGACGGTCTCAGCCATTTTTTCGGGAAGGACGCGCGCGCGCTCGACCAGCTGAACTTCGCGGTGCGCCGCGGGGAGATGCTCTGCATCATCGGCCCGAGCGGCAGCGGGAAATCGACGCTGCTTGCGGCGCTTTCCGGCCAGCTCAAGCCGACCCGCGGCAAGGTCTCGCTCAACGGGATCTCGCTCTACGACGAGCGCAAGCGGTTGGTGCCCTTCATCGCGCACATGCCGCAGGAGGATGCGCTCAACCCCCAGCTGACCGTCCGCGAACACCTGCGGCATGCCGTGATGGTGCGCCGCCCCGGGCTCTCCTTCGCGGAGCATGACCGGCGGGTGGACTCCATGCTCGCGGAGCTGGGCCTGCAGGCCTTGGCGAGGAGAAAAGTCGGCTCCGCCGGTGACAAGACCCTCTCCGGCGGAGAGCGCAGCCGCCTGAACCTCGGCCTTGACCTAGGCAGCCGTGCGGAGGTCTTCCTCTTTGACGAGCCCATCTCCGGCCTTTCCTCCAAGGACTCCGAACACGTTGCGGAAACGCTCCGCTCCCTCGCCCGGGAGAAGATCGTCATCGCTTCCCTGCACCGCCCGGGAGCGAGCGTGCTGCGGCTTTTCGACAAGGTGCTGCTGCTGGATGGAGGGGGAAAAATGGCCTTCTTCGGCACGCCAGCTCACATGGTCGGGTATTTCCGCGAGGCCTGCGAGGAGCTGGGGATCTCGCACCCCTCCATGATCGCCAAGACCCCGTTGGGGGCGGACTTTGTCTTCGATGTGCTGGAAACGCCGCTCAGCGCCATCGGCGATGGTGGCAACACCGGCGCGGCGCGGCGTTTCCCGCCGACCTTCTGGCAGGAGCGCTTTGAGAGCGTGTCGCTGCTCCGCTCGCTGCAGCGCGATGCGGCGCCGCCAACGCGCAAGGAGGCGGGCGTGCGCAGCGGCCTGCCCATTCCGCCCTCGCCGACCCGCCGCTGGCGCGCCGCGCTGCTGGTTTTCTTCACCCATTTCGAGCGTTCCCTGCTCTCCAAGCTGCGCAACCGCGGAACGGTCTACAGCACTTTCCTGGAGGCTCCGCTGTTGGCCGCGCTCACCGCCATCACCCTGCGCTCCTCGCCCACGGGCAGCTACGAGTTCTCCACCGCGCTGCACATTCCGGCCTACCTTTTCCTCAGCGTCACCGTCGCCATGTTCCTCGGGCTGACGAATTCCGCCACGGAAATCCTCCGCGACCGCGCACTGCTCCGCCGCGAGCGCAACTGCCAGCCCGGCGGTTTCTCCTACGTCAGCGCCAAGTTCCTCGCCCTGGGCATCGTGGCGGGCGTGCAGTGTTTCACCTATTTGGTGGTGGGGAATCATTTCCTCGAGATCAAAGGAGTCCTCCCCTACCACTGGATCTGGATGACGCTCACCGCGCTCACCGGCACCGGCCTGGCACTGCTCGTTTCCTCCGTGGTGAAAACGGAGCGCGCCGCCCTCACCGCGGTGCCCCTGCTGCTCGTCCCGCAGATGCTGCTGGCCGGTGCCCTGGTGCCCTACAAGGAAATGAACCGCGGCCTCTTCGATGAGGCGAAGCTGGAGCGCGAGCGCGGCGGCGTCCCCGTCCCCGCCCGCATCATGCCCCTGCGCTACGCCTTCGAGGGCATGCTCATCGCCCAGGCTACGCGCAACCCCTTCGAGATCGAGCGCATCCGCCTGCAGCGGAAAATCGAGCGGGCGCGGGACCGCGGGGACGAACTCGGGAAAGACGGCATCGAGCGCTTCGAGATGGTCAAGGAGGGCCTGCGCCGCCTGCTTGCATCCGGTGCGTCGGACGAGCGGGAAGCCCGCGAGCTGGTCGCCCGCATCCGCCGCATGGTGGACAAGGGCACGCCCATCGAGGTGGCCACCATGAAGGTCTGGCCGGAAAGCGGCGAGGCCAAGCCGACCTACACCTATTTCGTCAACGAGCGCATCGACCTGCTCGTCCGCGAGGCGGAGACCTTCCGCAACGACTACCGCAACGAGAAGCCGCGCCATGTTTTCCTGGCCTTGGAAAAACCTGTGCCCTTCGCCGACAGGCAGGCCGATACGATGCGCTTCAGCGGCTGGGTGCTTGTGGGTGTCAGCATCGGCTCAGCCGCTCTTGCCGCGCTGGTGATCGGAAGGCAGAACCGCAGTGTCGTCTGA
- a CDS encoding signal peptidase II: MTRLLLILTLPLYILDQVTKAWTVANFAPPWSDDAREIWIIDGVFRWIRVHNQGVAFGLGNGTDWAPVVFLIVPIIALTLIRVFWKKGAFDHILSRIAVALLLCGIFGNLTDRLVQGFLLEEVKDGSLWHRLSSGYVVDFISVKLPFYEKISPASGGWWPTFNVADSCICIAAALLFIGGLKEEKARAAAEKAV; the protein is encoded by the coding sequence ATGACGCGCCTCCTCCTCATCCTCACCCTCCCCCTCTACATCCTCGATCAGGTGACGAAGGCATGGACGGTGGCGAACTTCGCGCCCCCATGGTCCGATGACGCCCGCGAGATCTGGATCATCGACGGGGTGTTCCGCTGGATCCGCGTCCACAACCAGGGCGTCGCCTTCGGCCTTGGCAACGGCACCGACTGGGCGCCTGTCGTGTTCCTCATCGTCCCCATCATCGCCCTCACACTGATCCGGGTTTTCTGGAAAAAGGGAGCCTTCGATCACATCCTCTCCCGCATCGCCGTCGCCCTGCTGCTCTGCGGGATTTTCGGAAACCTCACCGACCGCCTCGTCCAGGGATTCCTTCTCGAAGAGGTGAAGGACGGCAGCCTCTGGCACCGGCTTTCCTCCGGATACGTGGTCGATTTCATTTCCGTCAAACTCCCCTTCTACGAAAAAATCTCCCCCGCCAGCGGCGGCTGGTGGCCGACGTTCAACGTTGCGGACTCCTGCATCTGCATCGCCGCCGCGCTGCTGTTCATCGGCGGCCTGAAGGAGGAGAAGGCCAGGGCGGCGGCGGAAAAGGCCGTGTGA
- the ileS gene encoding isoleucine--tRNA ligase — protein MSNAPNYKDTLTLPQTSFPMRGDLVQNEPQRLAIWEKSGLYAKITAARKASGAPDFILHDGPPFANGDVHMGTALNKLLKDLVVKSKTMAGFHSPFVPGWDCHGLPIEFKVVKQAAGLEPAEIRRRCTEFAKGFIDIQRASFKRLGVFGDWENPYLTMDPAYEANILRVFAKLVENGSIYQSKKPVQWSYGAQTALAEAEVEYADKVSPAIFVKFPLVIGELAGKASIPIWTTTPWTLPANLGIALHPEFTYVVGKFSNGETEETLIVVRELIEAFGQKTGYALKETLREIKGKELEGAEAKHPFLDRTSKVILANHVTTETGTGAVHTAPGHGADDYVAGQQNGLGVLSPVDDEGNFTEEVGLAELVGKHVFKSNNRIIEILAESGHLLGQEEYRHSYPHCWRSKTPIIFRAVEQFFISLDGLRDKALAEIDKAKWLPAWGRNRIYGTVESRPDWCISRQRTWGVPLPVFFDENNKAILSSGLALKVADLVESEGTNVWFESTDDELAAKLGLPAGLKKGKDTLDVWIDSGCSHAAVMDTHPELHCPADLYLEATDQHRGWFQSSLMLSTAYRGHAPYKAVMTHGFVVDKDTGKKTSKSDEKKSAKPTDAAHFYNQYGADIVRLWVSSVDWQNEVPFGEDLFKQVAEPYRRLRNTLRILLGNLDGFDPSKSQISNPKSQIPLLDQWILERLHTVTKECLAAYESFEFRKVFNSINQFCTTDLSAIYIDALKDRMYCDAPDSARRLASQAAMHEIFTTITKLLAPILAFTADEAWEHAPFTEGSIHEQDFPKPDPAHAPSQVSRDVDRLFQIKAAMQTAIEARIQAKEFTRNNEADVELTLPASDALLLEKLNDRDFATEFFIIAGLTVKEAPELTASARKTELPLCPRCRKHEPVLASGLCHRCDDVVSTANGRQ, from the coding sequence ATGAGCAACGCCCCGAATTACAAAGACACGCTGACATTGCCGCAGACGAGCTTCCCGATGCGCGGGGATCTCGTGCAAAACGAGCCGCAGCGTCTCGCGATTTGGGAAAAATCCGGCCTCTATGCGAAGATCACCGCCGCCCGGAAAGCCTCGGGCGCACCCGATTTCATCCTCCACGACGGCCCGCCCTTTGCGAACGGGGACGTCCACATGGGCACCGCACTCAACAAGCTGCTCAAGGATCTCGTGGTGAAATCCAAGACCATGGCGGGCTTCCACTCGCCGTTCGTCCCCGGCTGGGACTGCCACGGGCTGCCCATCGAGTTCAAGGTCGTCAAGCAGGCCGCCGGGCTGGAGCCGGCGGAAATCCGCCGCCGCTGCACCGAGTTTGCGAAAGGCTTCATCGACATCCAGCGCGCCTCCTTCAAGCGCCTCGGGGTCTTCGGCGATTGGGAAAACCCCTACCTCACCATGGATCCCGCCTACGAGGCGAACATCCTCCGCGTCTTCGCCAAGCTCGTGGAGAACGGCTCCATCTACCAATCCAAGAAGCCCGTCCAATGGTCCTACGGCGCCCAGACCGCCCTTGCGGAAGCCGAGGTCGAATACGCCGACAAGGTCTCCCCGGCGATCTTCGTGAAATTTCCGCTTGTGATCGGCGAACTCGCGGGAAAAGCGAGCATCCCCATCTGGACCACCACCCCGTGGACCCTTCCCGCAAACCTCGGCATCGCCCTCCATCCGGAGTTCACATACGTCGTCGGGAAATTCTCCAACGGCGAAACCGAAGAGACTCTGATCGTCGTCCGCGAGCTCATCGAAGCCTTCGGGCAGAAAACCGGCTACGCGCTCAAGGAAACCCTCCGGGAAATCAAAGGCAAGGAACTCGAAGGCGCCGAAGCGAAACACCCATTCCTCGACCGCACCTCGAAAGTCATCCTCGCCAACCATGTCACCACCGAAACGGGAACCGGCGCCGTCCACACCGCCCCGGGACACGGCGCGGACGACTACGTCGCCGGCCAGCAGAACGGCCTCGGCGTCCTCTCCCCCGTCGATGACGAAGGGAATTTCACCGAGGAAGTCGGCCTCGCCGAGCTCGTCGGAAAACACGTATTCAAATCGAACAACCGAATCATCGAGATCCTCGCGGAAAGCGGCCATCTGTTAGGCCAGGAGGAATACAGGCATTCCTACCCGCATTGCTGGCGCTCGAAGACACCCATCATCTTCCGCGCCGTCGAGCAGTTCTTCATCTCGCTCGATGGGCTTCGCGACAAAGCCCTCGCGGAAATCGACAAGGCGAAATGGCTCCCCGCATGGGGCCGCAACCGCATCTACGGCACCGTCGAGTCCCGCCCCGACTGGTGCATCTCCCGCCAACGCACATGGGGTGTGCCGCTGCCGGTTTTCTTCGATGAAAACAACAAGGCCATCCTATCCTCCGGGCTTGCGCTGAAAGTCGCCGATCTCGTCGAGTCCGAAGGCACCAACGTCTGGTTTGAAAGCACCGATGACGAACTTGCCGCCAAGCTCGGCCTCCCCGCCGGCCTGAAAAAGGGCAAGGACACGCTCGATGTCTGGATCGATTCCGGCTGCTCCCACGCCGCCGTGATGGACACCCATCCGGAGCTCCATTGCCCCGCCGATCTCTACCTCGAGGCCACCGACCAGCACCGCGGGTGGTTCCAGAGCTCGCTGATGCTTTCCACCGCATACCGTGGCCACGCCCCCTACAAGGCGGTCATGACCCACGGCTTCGTCGTCGACAAGGACACCGGGAAAAAAACCTCCAAGTCGGACGAAAAGAAAAGCGCCAAACCCACAGACGCAGCCCATTTCTACAACCAATACGGAGCCGACATCGTCCGCCTCTGGGTCTCCAGCGTGGACTGGCAAAACGAAGTCCCCTTCGGCGAAGACCTCTTCAAACAGGTCGCCGAGCCCTACCGCCGCCTACGCAACACGCTGAGAATTCTCCTGGGGAACTTGGATGGCTTTGATCCTTCGAAATCTCAAATCTCAAATCCCAAATCCCAAATCCCCCTCCTCGACCAGTGGATCCTAGAACGCCTCCACACCGTCACCAAGGAATGCCTCGCCGCCTACGAATCCTTCGAGTTCCGCAAAGTCTTCAACTCGATCAACCAATTCTGCACCACCGATCTTTCCGCCATCTACATCGATGCCCTGAAAGACCGCATGTATTGCGACGCCCCGGATTCCGCCCGCCGCCTCGCATCCCAGGCAGCGATGCACGAGATCTTCACCACCATCACGAAACTCCTCGCCCCCATCCTCGCCTTCACTGCCGACGAAGCATGGGAGCACGCGCCCTTCACGGAGGGCAGCATCCACGAACAGGATTTCCCGAAACCGGATCCCGCCCACGCGCCAAGCCAGGTCAGCAGGGACGTCGATCGCCTCTTCCAGATCAAGGCCGCGATGCAGACCGCCATCGAAGCCAGGATCCAGGCCAAGGAATTCACCCGCAACAACGAAGCCGACGTGGAGCTCACGCTCCCGGCATCCGACGCGCTTCTCCTGGAAAAACTCAACGACCGCGACTTCGCCACCGAGTTCTTCATCATCGCCGGCCTCACGGTCAAGGAAGCCCCCGAGCTCACCGCCAGCGCGAGGAAAACCGAACTCCCCCTCTGCCCCCGCTGCCGCAAACACGAACCGGTCCTTGCCTCCGGCCTCTGCCACCGCTGCGATGACGTCGTTTCAACCGCCAATGGACGCCAATGA
- a CDS encoding acetyl-CoA carboxylase carboxyltransferase subunit beta, with protein sequence MGIFKKPSLRSQPKRDDMPEGLWSKCPECGAMIHALELKQNLQVCPPCGHHFLMDSMDRIFLLADQGTFEETETGLFSANPLGFKGYEEKIDVLRGKTKMNDAVVTGRLSILGKPAMIAVMDFKFFAGSMGSVVGEKITRAIETAIAEKRGVIIISASSGARMQEGMLSLMQMAKTCGALARLGEAGLPYISILTHPTTGGVTASFATIGDINLAEPKCMIGFAGPRVVKETTHQNLPPGFQTAEFMLEHGLVDAIVPRHQLRDRLGKLLGFMMK encoded by the coding sequence ATGGGCATTTTCAAGAAACCTTCCCTCCGCAGCCAACCCAAGCGCGACGACATGCCGGAAGGCCTGTGGTCGAAGTGCCCGGAGTGCGGCGCGATGATCCACGCCCTTGAGCTGAAACAGAATCTCCAGGTCTGCCCCCCCTGCGGCCACCATTTCCTGATGGATTCGATGGATCGAATCTTCCTGCTCGCGGATCAGGGGACTTTCGAGGAAACGGAAACCGGCCTGTTCTCCGCAAACCCGCTCGGTTTCAAGGGCTACGAGGAAAAGATCGACGTCCTGCGCGGCAAGACGAAGATGAACGACGCGGTTGTCACCGGGCGGCTCAGCATCCTTGGCAAGCCGGCGATGATCGCGGTGATGGATTTCAAGTTCTTCGCGGGGTCGATGGGTTCGGTGGTCGGTGAGAAAATCACACGGGCGATCGAGACGGCCATCGCCGAAAAGCGGGGGGTGATCATCATTTCCGCCTCGTCCGGGGCGCGGATGCAGGAAGGGATGCTCTCGCTCATGCAGATGGCCAAGACCTGCGGCGCTCTCGCCCGGCTCGGAGAGGCGGGGCTGCCCTACATTTCCATCCTCACCCACCCGACCACCGGCGGCGTCACCGCATCGTTCGCGACGATCGGCGACATCAACCTCGCCGAGCCCAAGTGCATGATCGGCTTCGCGGGGCCGCGGGTGGTGAAGGAAACGACGCACCAGAACCTGCCGCCCGGCTTCCAGACGGCGGAGTTCATGCTGGAGCATGGCTTGGTCGATGCGATCGTGCCCAGGCACCAGCTGCGCGACAGGCTCGGCAAGCTGCTGGGCTTCATGATGAAGTGA